A DNA window from Acropora palmata chromosome 12, jaAcrPala1.3, whole genome shotgun sequence contains the following coding sequences:
- the LOC141861129 gene encoding uncharacterized protein C8orf34 homolog produces MAARQVKAYLDRHRIGALFEDLMAKVIKDTPEEPIAYLIKVLKKMCPDGQPTKYDVPRSSLPPSGSTKFTRSMGLSGTPIDEGQSVLAKSWAGPDSHNQGSKYGLSGSSKAGRDYPRPWLSGCKPTGKSVEGKDNLRPQARTAHSQITNERPPWNGKTAVPTHDFDEWFNMQHKQTKATNENSQQFQGTQSRGRNAEKEVPVERPALYNRQGSSASHGIDHDDNLEEELYEGKDFREEGNSMSSVISHESVYRSRKQNARHAAEEHRRQLRSFLLSKRPTDAGVHGFNKMDDLQDDGTELLENEDELEYEGVSNLNRIGTKLSKSMRQGSSAAESVRVSICARCAKIIGGQPSENKSEVGSVYSTSEVDGNFESVSQVGSVTGLNRPTLWPSGFDSESDSSPRKGQHMLQSTNRTLVKGKHMFRGSSLTDGYHDSSRPPSASSSRSDLVYSNKQQRSWNFDGYSSENDTEVSYDQATPPEFGESRPWQRNQLESGSETDWEPKPGRRVPGRQGFRFNGGEESDSS; encoded by the exons ATGGCTGCGCGTCAAGTAAAAGCTTATCTAGATAGGCACCGCATTGGAGCATTATTTGAG GATCTGATGGCAAAGGTGATCAAGGACACTCCTGAAGAACCAATTGCTTATTTGATAAAGGTCCTGAAAAAGATGTGCCCTGATGGACAGCCAACAAAATATGAT GTCCCTCGGTCATCGCTACCTCCTTCAGGctcaacaaaatttacaaGATCAATGGGTCTCAGTGGAACGCCAATTGATGAAG GACAAAGTGTGTTAGCAAAGTCATGGGCTGGTCCTGACTCCCACAATCAAGGATCAAAGTATGGTCTCAGTGGTTCCTCCAAAGCTGGAAGAGATTATCCTCGACCTTGGCTGTCTGGATGCAAGCCAACTGGCAAGAGTGTTGAAGGCAAGGACAATTTGAGGCCACAGGCAAGAACAG CACACTCTCAAATTACCAATGAACGACCACCATGGAATGGCAAGACCGCGGTTCCTACTCATGACTTTGATGAATGGTTTAATATGCAACACAAGCAAACCAAGGCAACTAATGAAAACTCGCAACAATTCCAAGGAA CACAATCTCGGGGAAGGAATGCTGAAAAG GAAGTGCCAGTAGAAAGACCTGCATTATACAACAGGCAAGGGTCAAGTGCAAGCCATGGGATTGATCATGATGACAATCTGGAAGAAGAGTTGTATGAAGGAAAAGATTTCAGAGAAGAAGGGAACAGCATGTCTTCAGTGATCTCACATGA GTCTGTTTATAGATCGCGCAAACAAAATGCAAGACATGCTGCAGAAGAACATCGTCGACAACTCAGATCATTCCTATTGAGCAAACGTCCAACAGATGCTGGTGTTCATGGATTTAATAAGATGGATGACCTACAGGATGATGGTACAGAATTGTTGG AGAATGAAGATGAGTTGGAATATGAAGGTGTGTCAAACTTAAACAGGATTGGAACTAAACTCTCCAAG TCCATGAGACAAGGATCATCAGCAGCTGAGTCAGTACGGGTCAGCATTTGTGCAAGATGTGCCAA AATCATCGGTGGTCAACCAAGTGAAAACAAGTCAGAAG TTGGAAGTGTCTACTCAACAAGTGAAG TCGATGGCAACTTTGAAAGTGTTTCTCAAGTAGGGAGTGTG acCGGTTTAAACAGACCCACCTTATGGCCTTCAGGATTTGATTCAGAAA GTGATTCCAGTCCACGTAAAGGCCAACACATGTTGCAAAGCACCAATAGAACGCTTGTAAAAGGAAAGCACATGTTCAG GGGAAGCTCTCTCACTGATGGTTATCACGATAGTTCAAGACCACCCTCAGCGTCTTCAAGCCGTAGTGACTTGGtttattcaaacaaacaacagcgATCGTGGAACTTCGATGGATATTCATCAGAAAATGAT ACTGAAGTCAGTTATGACCAAGCTACGCCCCCTGAGTTTGGAGAAAGTCGCCCATGGCAACGTAACCAACTTGAAAGTGGCAGCGAAACAGACTGGGAACCAAAACCAG gaCGACGAGTACCTGGACGACAAGGATTCCGATTTAACGGCGGCGAAGAATCTGACTCATCTTAG
- the LOC141861136 gene encoding lipid droplet-associated hydrolase-like — MNNNSSLSVKHEIALINGVATRISSARSAEENTCIVVIPGNPGGIGFYDIFISTIFQAGKGRFSVYGISHAGHAQVDEPSGPCRWKTSKQWDHEPPSSFTLTDQIEHKLAFLAYYIPAHARVILIGHSIGAYIALEMLKRYHDKEKVLKCVLLFPTIERVDSAPSGKFWKFICHYFHWPFLMGTTFVSFLPSVVQRWSIGWWMYLNKVENNESIKTAAQSLLDYSTVDNVLEIGRQLTTIQELDFECIQSNLHKLVFFYGLGDPWVPQRYYEDMKERFPNGDIKLSRDKDIKHAFVLDTSEKVAKMVWEWIEQHIDQIDEADTVNSVQPC, encoded by the exons atgaataataattctaGTTTATCCGTTAAGCACGAAATCGCTTTGATCAACGGAGTAGCTACTAGAATTTCCAGTGCAAGATCTGCCGAGGAAAATACTTGTATTGTTGTGATCCCAGGTAACCCCGGCGGCATTGGGTTTTATGACATTTTTATCTCGACTATTTTTCAAGCAGGAAAGGGAAGATTTTCAGTTTATGGAATCTCCCACGCAG GTCATGCACAAGTCGATGAACCAAGTGGTCCTTGTAGAtggaaaacaagcaaacagtGGGACCACGAGCCGCCTTCATCATTCACTCTTACTGATCAAATTGAACACAAGCTTGCTTTTCTGGCTTACTACATTCCAGCTCACGCAAGGGTAATTCTCATTGGACACTCTATCGGGGCTTACATCGCACTGGAAATGCTAAAACGATATCATGACAAAGAGAAAGTGCTGAAATGTGTGTTGCTTTTTCCAACAATTGAGCGCGTAGATTCTGCACCCAGCGGTAAATTCTGGAAGTTCATTTGTCACTATTTCCACTGGCCGTTTCTCATGGGAACAACTTTTGTATCATTTTTGCCGTCTGTTGTTCAGCGTTGGTCAATAGGATGGTGGATGTATCTAAACAAGGTTGAGAACAATGAGAGTATAAAGACGGCTGCACAGTCATTGCTTGACTACTCGACAGTAGACAATGTGCTGGAGATAGGTCGCCAGCTCACCACGATACAAGAACTCGATTTCGAGTGTATCCAGTCAAACCTGCATAAACTGGTTTTCTTTTACGGCCTCGGCGATCCCTGGGTCCCACAGCGCTACTACGAGGACATGAAAGAAAGGTTCCCGAATGGAGACATCAAACTGTCCCGCGATAAAGACATCAAGCATGCATTCGTGTTAGATACCTCtgaaaaagtggcaaaaatggtATGGGAATGGATTGAGCAGCATATTGACCAGATAGATGAAGCAGACACGGTAAATTCAGTTCAACCTTGTTAA
- the LOC141860639 gene encoding uncharacterized protein LOC141860639, whose translation MASFSRTKETRSASPLRSSASDNLRRSGSFGKSGKDLHLAASFDSRSRKHTRSSTSNAEIGNIENEYIRNLQQQIYFLELEANYLREQARKASAIPPRVTEEADRMMRKLRDLQSQVDERSSDVARKESQLHMLEAEKESAIKRLREMEESFAAEKRQLVNEIVSLKKMADIHGRDHARRELQVHQYKSEADKGLTALQEAERKVQNYRIELDRKTEDLNKLRIELEEKRAECLKVKTQLQEMDDKFFDSQTKTKEELGRALREEIRQLRLQLKEKEINAEQDRSLRNKIQDDCTALIKENAALSAQVVELQKQIDMDRAHKDKKDFRRQANIQELVTLKENEKHLQQELERIQEVLRLEQQKHRETLEKLSREEQASLEANLKRNQLRNELNEVEGQHDSTNTENVALKRDKFLLTDEVANLNAKLDEKNEEMERIKLRLEESEARCSQMESKVRMQRSLESIKWEEFEKLATTMREFSRSMSPSKGGSLVDY comes from the exons ATGGCTTCGTTTTCCAGAACTAAAGAAACGAGATCTG CTTCCCCCCTTCGAAGCAGTGCCTCCGACAATTTGCGGCGTTCTGGAAGTTTTGGCAAATCTGGCAAAGATTTGCATTTGGCAGCGTCATTCGACTCCAGATCTAG gaAACACACAAGATCCTCAACATCCAATGCTGAGAttggaaatattgaaaatgaatACATAAGAAATCTTCAACAGCAGATCTATTTCCTTGAATTGGAAGCCAATTACCT AAGAGAACAAGCACGTAAAGCCTCAG CCATTCCTCCTCGTGTCACAGAGGAAGCAGATCGCATGATGCGTAAACTAAGAGATCTTCAATCACAGGTGGATGAACGATCCTCAGATGTTGCCAGGAAGGAGTCACAGCTACACATGCTAGAGGCAGAGAAGGAGTCTGCAATTAAACGGCTGCGAGAAATGGAAG AGTCCTTTGCTGCTGAAAAGCGCCAGCTGGTAAATGAGATAGTGTCactaaaaaaaatggcagATATTCATGGTCGTGACCATGCTCGACGAGAACTTCAGGTGCATCAGTATAAAAGTGAAGCTGATAAAGGGCTAACGGCATTACAAGAGGCTGAAAGAAAAGTGCAGAACTATAGGATTGAG CTTGATAGAAAGACTGAAGATCTTAACAAGTTAAGAATTGAATTGGAGGAAAAGAGAGCAGAATGTTTGAAAGTCAAGACTCAACTGCAGGAAATGGATGACAAATTCTTTGATTCACAAACTAAGACAAAGGAAGAATTAGGACGTGCTCTCAGG GAAGAAATACGACAACTGCGACTTCAGCTTAAAGAGAAGGAAATAAATGCTGAGCAAGACAGAAGCTTAAGGAACAAG ATTCAAGACGACTGCACAGctttgataaaagaaaatgcagcTTTATCGGCTCAAGTCGTTGagttgcaaaaacaaattgatatg GATCGAGCGCACAAGGATAAGAAAGATTTTCGTCGCCAAGCAAATATTCAAGAACTAGTAACGCTAAAAGAGAACGAGAAACATTTGCAACAAGAGCTGGAACGTATTCAAGAAGTGTTGAGATTAGAACAACAGAAACACAGGGAGACACTTGAAAAG CTGTCAAGAGAGGAGCAAGCTTCCCTGGAGG CCAACTTGAAGCGAAATCAACTTCGTAACGAATTGAATGAGGTGGAAGGACAACACGACTCTACCAACACAGAAAACGTCGCATTAAAAAGAGACAAATTTCTTCTCACAGACGAGGTGGCCAACTTAAATGCCAAG CTGGATGAGAAGAACGAGGAAATGGAGCGAATAAAGTTACGACTTGAGGAATCCGAGGCTCGTTGCTCGCAAATGGAATCCAAAGTTCGCATGCAAAGAAGCTTGGAGTCTATAAAGTGGGAGGAGTTTGAGAAGTTGGCTACTACCATGAGAGAGTTCTCACGGTCTATGAGTCCATCCAAAGGTGGAAGCTTGGTGGATTATTGA
- the LOC141860642 gene encoding uncharacterized protein LOC141860642: MNSALQLIFVLALLSQFYFTHACQDGECRQLLFPSSLQKTGKRLIGHNITIKQVGDIDECEWRCYQQPCCVSINFRTTANTQKLHRCELNNATYKQYAGNLAENNGFIYRGAETPCESSPCKNGGTCLSGYTDKGYRCLCRAGFSSSHCERALKSCKEIRDVGASTGDGEYWIDPANNGTHLTVFCDMKTDGGGWLRVFRLNIMNDSSPPSQLPLETSYRGIENNQTFVTQTAMKELRRLINFTQLRFHCKKQTPGRTFHIATVKNSSGEAVVQYFSGQTDVLPDACDSFYEMIDDNSMLTQKCREWGKDSGKYKVSKWGHEMDGTVGNDQNETRLFNHASFVQAEVHWVIGFRERFECDDYDTGITTVRRGDFWEIFVR; this comes from the exons ATGAATTCTGCTTTACAATTAATTTTCGTCTTGGCACTCTTAAGTCAGTTTTATTTCACACATGCCTGCCAGGATG GCGAGTGTCGTCAACTTCTTTTTCCATCGTCCCTCCAAAAAACAGGTAAACGTTTGATTGGACACAACATAACTATTAAGCAAGTCGGAGATATAGATGAGTGCGAGTGGCGTTGTTATCAACAGCCATGTTGTGTCAGTATAAATTTTAGAACCACCGCAAATACACAGAAACTCCACAGATGTGAACTGAATAACGCTACTTACAAGCAATATGCGGGAAATCTTGCAGAAAACAACGGTTTTATTTACCGTGGAGCCGAG ACTCCTTGTGAATCAAGTCCTTGTAAAAACGGAGGTACTTGCCTATCAGGATATACAGACAAGGGCTACCGTTGTTTGTGCCGTGCGGGCTTCTCGTCCTCTCACTGCGAAAGAG CATTAAAATCTTGTAAGGAAATCCGAGATGTGGGTGCATCCACCGGAGACGGGGAGTACTGGATCGACCCCGCGAACAATGGAACGCATCTAACAGTATTCTGTGACATGAAGACTGATGGAG GGGGCTGGCTGCGTGTCTTCAGACTGAATATTATGAACGACTCCAGTCCTCCATCTCAGCTGCCATTGGAGACTTCCTATCGTGGAATAGAGAATAATCAGACGTTTGTCACACAAACTGCCATGAAAGAGCTGAGAAGACTTATCAATTTCACTCAACTGAGATTTCACTGTAAGAAACAGACACCCGGTCGTACATTCCACATCGCCACAGTTAAGAACAGTTCGGGTGAAGCTGTCGTCCAGTACTTCAGCGGTCAGACAGATGTTTTACCTGATGCTTGTGATTCTTTTTACGAAATGATTGACGATAACTCGATGTTAACTCAGAAATGCCGGGAGTGGGGAAAAGATAGTGGAAAGTATAAAGTCAGTAAATGGGGGCACGAAATGGACGGCACAGTAGGAAATGATCAAAACGAAACCAGACTATTCAATCACGCCAGTTTTGTACAAGCGGAAGTGCATTGGGTGATTGGCTTCCGCGAAAGATTTGAATGCGATGATTATGATACTGGAATAACGACAGTGCGAAGGGGCGATTTCTGGGAAATTTTTGTCCGTTAA
- the LOC141860638 gene encoding YTH domain-containing family protein 3-like: MSATIDQRPKDHGGKGYAKNGELQNVANEDLDRYLHPGTKQGNDKQLNSQQTNTSLPSQLTDTYLPPFYPSTTTGSNTGLPPMPFPYLNAAGISDGTWSTGVSSLNPNTLFTSSGFSAVGNGEQLLPDQMFNHNAGVAVSTNAYLSSLGHSSQGAPALYFPGTSNDISWGEQTQAAGAPLLPNFYQPPPPPTSEHAALNAIAVDINAFKGEEFGTPSNVENALSSLALGVEDKGKEVMSDKGKVTSVSNVNAMEVKPKSWAAIASQPAKPKPKLPPPKPKLPPPPTSQQGIPSSKVDSGSWGNAVKSGASKPAIGRGTRPRPNTTGGTVAGNAGFSNPPVTPSESVPVLEKLKAKNCYNPKEFSLEQKNARFFIIKSYSEDDIHRSIKYSVWTSTEHGNRRLNEAFKEQKAQSAPTYLLFSVNGSGHFCGIAMMMSEVDLDIETGIWSQDKWKGKFEVKWSYVKDVPNNALRHIRLENNDNKPVTNSRDTQEVPPEKGKQVMKIIHSYKHQTSIFDDFGHYEKRQDEEFKKGAKKVVGVKAP; this comes from the exons ATGTCGGCGACAATAGACCAG CGGCCCAAGGATCATGGTGGAAAAG GTTATGCGAAAAATGGCGAACTACAGAATGTGGCGAACGAAGACCTCGATCGATACCTTCATCCGGGAACGAAGCAG GGTAATGATAAACAGTTGAATTCACAACAAACGAACACAAGCTTGCCTAGTCAGTTGACGGATACTTATTTGCCTCCGTTTTACCCAAGTACAACGACTGGATCTAATACCGGACTGCCTCCGATGCCTTTTCCTTATCTGAATGCGGCAGGAATTAGCGACGGGACTTGGTCAACGGGTGTATCCTCGTTAAATCCAAACACTCTTTTCACCTCTTCGGGTTTCAGTGCGGTTGGTAACGGCGAACAGCTTTTGCCAGATCAAATGTTTAATCACAATGCTGGAGTTGCAGTTTCCACAAACGCTTACTTAAGCAGTTTGGGGCACAGTTCCCAAGGAGCTCCGGCACTTTACTTCCCAGGGACATCTAATGACATCTCTTGGGGAGAGCAAACGCAAGCTGCTGGAGCACCCTTGCTACCCAATTTTTACCAGCCGCCTCCACCTCCAACTTCTGAACATGCTGCGTTAAATGCAATTGCTGTTGACATCAACGCTTTCAAAGGAGAGGAGTTTGGTACTCCAAGCAATGttgaaaatgctctttctAGTTTAGCTCTTGGTGTGGaagacaaaggaaaagaaGTAATGAGTGATAAAGGCAAGGTGACTAGTGTATCAAATGTTAATGCTATGGAGgttaaaccaaaatcttgggCTGCAATTGCCAGTCAACCAGCAAAGCCTAAGCCAAAGTTGCCTCCACCAAAACCTAAACTGCCTCCTCCACCAACATCACAACAAGGTATTCCATCTTCCAAAGTGGATTCTGGAAGCTGGGGCAATGCTGTGAAATCAGGTGCTTCTAAGCCTGCTATTGGCCGCGGTACAAGGCCACGGCCCAACACTACAGGTGGAACTGTTGCTGGAAATGCTGGATTTTCAAACCCACCTGTTACTCCTTCAGAGTCAGTTcctgttcttgaaaaattgaaagccAAGAACTGCTACAATCCAAAGGAATTTTCTCTTGAACAGAAAAATGCTCGCTTTTTTATTATCAAAAGCTATAGTGAGGATGACATTCATCGTTCAATCAAATACAGTGTCTGGACAAGCACAGAGCATGGGAACCGGCGTTTGAATGAGGCATTTAAGGAGCAGAAAGCTCAAAGTGCGCCCACATATCTCCTATTTAGTGTCAATGGGAGTGGACACTTTTGCGGTATTGCCATGATGATGTCAGAAGTGGATCTCGACATTGAGACAGGAATTTGGTCTCAGGACAAGTGGAAAGGAAAGTTTGAGGTAAAGTGGTCCTACGTCAAGGATGTGCCTAACAATGCTCTGCGTCACATTCGATTGgaaaacaatgacaacaaacCTGTGACAAATTCCCGAGATACACAAGAAGTTCCTCCTGAAAAGGGCAAACAAGTTATGAAGATAATTCATTCGTACAAGCACCAGACTTCAATCTTTGATGACTTTGGTCATTATGAGAAACGACAGGATGAAGAAttcaaaaag gGTGCAAAGAAAGTTGTTGGCGTCAAGGCACCATAA